A single Myxocyprinus asiaticus isolate MX2 ecotype Aquarium Trade chromosome 50, UBuf_Myxa_2, whole genome shotgun sequence DNA region contains:
- the LOC127439090 gene encoding olfactory receptor class A-like protein 4 → MATKGKSVTIFQRAASSPLYFILYVLLVLLGNVGNITVIGVVGESILREPGVVRSSDVILVNMAFSNLMVSLVRNTVVMVSDLGVEVYLSRDSCHIMMGVWVWVRSVNVWSTFFLSAFHFQTLRRVAPPVINLHGPRGPPKSLILGFFLIWSLNLMYSIPAFMFSKNGDENSTETLMLMSSTTRPLLGCIWNFPSSYSGLAFATSSMVIHEAIPICLMTFTNLGSLVTLYTHGNMRNSTNKSQDAPVISRIPAERRAAKVILTLNILFISSWGTNVISVNYFNYNRGFSTEFLLIIARFANLTFIALSPIVLAVGHRRLRSFIKSLLSSIL, encoded by the exons ATGGCAACTAAAGGAAAATCCGTGACCATCTTTCAGCGTGCAGCTTCATCGCCATTGTACTTCATCCTCTATGTCTTACTGGTGCTGTTGGGGAATGTGGGAAACATCACGGTCATCGGAGTGGTTGGGGAAAGTATTCTGCGAGAGCCGGGAGTCGTCCGCAGTTCTGATGTGATCCTGGTCAACATGGCTTTCTCCAACCTGATGGTGTCGTTGGTGAGGAACACTGTTGTGATGGTGTCTGACTTGGGAGTGGAg gtttaccTCAGTAGAGACTCATGTCATATTATGATGGGCGTCTGGGTTTGGGTGCGCTCTGTAAACGTTTGGTCAACGTTCTTTCTCAGCGCGTTTCATTTTCAAACGCTGCGTCGGGTTGCCCCACCAGTCATCAATCTGCACGGCCCCCGCGGGCCCCCCAAATCCCTCATTCTCGGGTTCTTCCTCATCTGGAGTCTGAATCTGATGTACTCAATACCAGCATTTATGTTCTCCAAGAACGGGGATGAGAACTCCACTGAG ACGTTGATGTTGATGAGCAGCACCACTCGGCCACTGCTGGGCTGCATCTGGAACTTTCCATCATCCTACAGTGGTCTGGCCTTTGCCACATCTTCCATGGTGATCCATGAGGCTATTCCAATCTGTCTGATGACCTTCACTAACCTGGGCTCCCTGGTGACGCTGTACACCCATGGAAACATGCGGAACTCCACCAACAAGAGCCAGGACGCACCGGTCATCAGCCGCATTCCTGCAGAGCGACGGGCGGCTAAG GTGATTTTGACTCTAAATATTCTCTTCATATCATCTTGGGGCACCAACGTCATCTCTGTCAACTACTTCAACTATAACCGCGGATTTTCAACCGAGTTTCTGCTGATCATCGCTCGCTTCGCTAACTTGACCTTCATTGCACTCTCACCCATCGTCCTCGCCGTGGGACACAGGAGACTCCGGTCATTTATAAAGTCTCTCCTGTCTAGCATACTCTGA
- the LOC127439089 gene encoding olfactory receptor class A-like protein 4 — MATQGKAMTAAQRTASSPLYITIYIFLVLLGNVGNSIVIGVVGESILREPGVVRSSDVILVNMAFSNLMVSLVRNTLLVITDLGVEVFLGKDWCRIMMGVWVWLRSANVWSTFFLSAFHFQTLRRVAPPIVNIHGPRGLPKSLTLGFFLIWSINLIYSIPAFIFSKNGGENSTETLMLVSSTTRPLLGCIWNFPSTYSGLTFATSSMVIHEVFPICLMSITNLGSLVTLYTHGHTRNSTNKSQDAPVISRIPAERRAAKVILALNILFILSWGTSIISVNYFNYNRGSSTEFLLIVARIGNITFIALSPIILAVGHRRLRAFIKSVLSRIL, encoded by the exons ATGGCCACTCAAGGAAAAGCCATGACTGCTGCTCAGCGTACAGCTTCATCGCCGCTCTACATCACCATCTACATCTTTCTGGTGCTGTTGGGGAATGTCGGTAATTCTATAGTCATCGGAGTGGTCGGGGAAAGTATTCTGCGAGAGCCGGGAGTCGTCCGCAGTTCTGACGTGATCCTGGTCAACATGGCTTTCTCCAACCTGATGGTGTCGTTGGTGAGAAACACTCTCCTGGTGATTACTGACCTGGGAGTGGAG GTGTTTCTTGGTAAAGACTGGTGTCGTATCATGATGGGTGTCTGGGTTTGGCTCCGTTCTGCAAACGTATGGTCGACGTTCTTTCTCAGTGCGTTTCATTTTCAAACGCTGCGTCGGGTCGCTCCACCCATCGTCAACATTCATGGCCCACGCGGGCTCCCAAAATCCCTCACACTCGGGTTTTTCCTCATCTGGAGTATCAATCTGATCTACTCGATTCCAGCGTTTATCTTCTCCAAGAATGGAGGCGAGAACTCCACTGAG ACATTGATGTTGGTGAGCAGCACCACTCGGCCACTGCTGGGCTGCATCTGGAACTTTCCGTCAACCTACAGTGGCCTGACCTTCGCCACGTCCTCCATGGTGATCCACGAGGTATTTCCAATCTGCCTGATGAGCATCACAAACCTGGGCTCCCTGGTGACACTGTACACCCACGGACACACGCGGAACTCCACCAACAAGAGCCAGGATGCACCGGTCATCAGCCGCATCCCTGCAGAGAGACGGGCGGCTAAG GTGATTTTGGCTCTGAATATCCTCTTCATATTGTCATGGGGCACCAGTATCATCTCTGTCAACTACTTCAACTATAACCGCGGCTCTTCAACGGAGTTCCTGCTCATCGTGGCGCGCATCGGGAACATCACCTTCATCGCGCTGTCTCCCATCATCCTCGCTGTGGGACATAGGAGACTCCGAGCATTCATAAAGTCTGTCCTGTCTCGCATACTCTGA
- the LOC127439091 gene encoding olfactory receptor class A-like protein 4 yields the protein MAEVLTVDAILFGLLVFSGIIGNILVIYVVFQCAKESISRHLAPSDTILVNLCLANLLTSVFRTVPIFVSDLGMEVSLSLIWCRVFMLLWVWWRAVGCWVTLALSAFHCATLRRQHVTMGPMGHQRERRRVWVILGIVWGANLLFSLPALVYTTHVRGNATVELMVISCTTRPLLGCIWEFPTEQQGYAFASTSLALNEVMPLILMVATNLATLHALAKHIRAVMAGGGAGSGANSELDRHMSSERKAGRVIMALVALFVSCWVLQVAAVTYYNHNGGRHAEGLLTVAHFSASLFVGFSPLVVAFGHGKLRRKISMMLQLWAHWIKRPEEKHSETSKQTATTQKDSSVIKTTQRAKK from the exons atgGCTGAAGTTCTGACGGTAGACGCCATCCTCTTCGGACTGCTGGTCTTTTCAGGCATTATAGGAAATATTCTGGTTATATATGTG GTGTTTCAGTGCGCTAAAGAAAGCATCTCTCGTCACTTGGCGCCGTCCGACACCATCCTGGTCAATCTGTGTCTGGCGAACCTGTTGACGTCTGTTTTCCGTACGGTGCCTATCTTCGTGTCTGATCTAGGTATGGAGGTGTCACTGTCGCTCATCTGGTGTCGTGTCTTCATGCTGCTGTGGGTGTGGTGGCGTGCGGTGGGTTGCTGGGTCACTCTTGCCCTCAGCGCGTTCCACTGCGCCACCTTGCGACGGCAGCACGTCACCATGGGACCAATGGGCCACCAGAGGGAGCGCCGGCGCGTCTGGGTGATTCTGGGCATCGTTTGGGGTGCTAATCTGCTGTTCTCTCTCCCGGCATTGGTGTACACGACCCACGTGCGTGGTAATGCGACAGTGGAGCTCATGGTTATTAGTTGTACGACGCGGCCGCTGCTGGGCTGCATTTGGGAGTTTCCCACTGAACAGCAGGGCTATGCATTCGCCTCAACTTCGCTTGCACTTAACGAGGTCATGCCGCTGATATTAATGGTGGCAACCAATCTCGCAACCCTGCATGCACTGGCTAAACACATCCGGGCAGTCATGGCAGGCGGCGGCGCTGGTTCGGGGGCAAACAGTGAGCTGGACAGACACATGTCGAGCGAGAGGAAGGCTGGTCGTGTGATCATGGCGCTAGTCGCACTATTTGTCAGCTGTTGGGTGTTGCAGGTTGCCGCAGTTACATATTACAACCACAACGGTGGGCGACATGCGGAGGGACTGCTGACCGTCGCACATTTCTCGGCTTCACTCTTTGTGGGGTTCAGCCCGCTGGTGGTGGCGTTTGGACACGGAAAACTGCGCCGGAAGATCAGCATGATGCTGCAGTTGTGGGCGCACTGGATCAAACGGCCGGAGGAAAAACACTCGGAAACCAGCAAACAGACAGCGACAACCCAGAAGGACTCGTCGGTAATAAAAACAACACAGAGGGCAAAAAAGTGA